Proteins from a single region of Theobroma cacao cultivar B97-61/B2 chromosome 10, Criollo_cocoa_genome_V2, whole genome shotgun sequence:
- the LOC108663682 gene encoding uncharacterized protein LOC108663682, whose product MSPRREQPPFTRSAGRGRGRFQRRQLGAIEEELTASTIRAAPTAEQTKTPPHPPPPLPLTSIPAMPLEAVQALAAFFTAIAGQAQAGQALPTVPLAAPSVPPSPPPVPPPVLDVSDSKKLKEARQHSCVSFMGESDATVAKEVVRMALRAEKLANENKSLRAELAKRRSLSVSSSQPPNRGKNSSVSGSSRRCRNCGNYHVGPCRGPARCFHCDQLGHIRRDCPQLGRATVAAPSPPAHTDIQRRDSSGLQPRQG is encoded by the coding sequence atgTCTCCTCGACGCGAACAACCACCTTTCACTAGATCAGCTGGaaggggaagaggtcgtttCCAACGTCGTCAGTTAGGTGCAATAGAGGAGGAATTGACTGCATCcaccattcgggcagcacctaCTGCTGAACAAACCAagactcctccacatcctccacctcctctACCACTTACTAGTATTCCTGCTATGCCTCTTGAGGCAGTTCAGGCATTAGCAGCCTTCTTTACTGCTATTGCTGGCCAGGCTCAAGCTGGTCAAGCTCTTCCTACAGTTCCTCTGGCTGCTCCTTCAGTACCACCATCCCCACCTCCTGTCCCACCACCAGTGCTGGATGTTTCTGATTCTAAGAAGCTTAAAGAGGCTAGGCAACATagttgtgtttcttttatggGTGAGTCGGACGCAACCGTGGCTAAAGAGGTGGTGCGAATGGCTTTAAGAGCCGAGAAGCTTGCGAATGAAAATAAGAGTCTGCGAGCTGAGTTAGCAAAAAGGAGAAGTCTAAGTgtatcttctagtcagccaccAAACAGGGGCAAAAACTCCTCTGTTTCAGGAAGTTCACGtagatgcagaaattgtgggaattatcatGTTGGGCCGTGCAGAGGGCCTGCACGATGTTTTCATTGTGATCAACTGGGTCACATTAGGAGAGATTGTCCACAGTTAGGACGGGCTACGGTAGCTGCtccatctccaccagctcATACGGATatacagaggagagattcctcTGGATTGCAACCGAGACAGggatga